From Pseudomonas sp. LS1212, the proteins below share one genomic window:
- a CDS encoding Rrf2 family transcriptional regulator: MSQSTRLITASYILSFVAANAPQKLRTETIAKWVKTHPTRVRNLVSQMVKANILKSYRGARGGLTLARPASQITLREVYDAVQESSLIAEKIDNPFSGMEDHCKVFEVFTNLFAMLENNVRLDLGKITADQLFVAFDTPLEAQR, translated from the coding sequence ATGAGCCAGTCGACCCGCCTGATCACAGCGTCCTACATCCTGTCGTTCGTCGCTGCCAACGCGCCGCAGAAACTGCGCACCGAAACCATCGCCAAGTGGGTCAAGACCCACCCTACCCGCGTGCGCAACCTGGTCTCGCAGATGGTCAAGGCCAATATTCTGAAGTCGTATCGGGGTGCCCGGGGCGGCCTGACCCTGGCCAGGCCGGCCAGTCAGATCACCCTGCGCGAGGTGTATGACGCAGTGCAGGAAAGCTCGCTGATCGCCGAGAAAATCGACAACCCGTTTTCCGGCATGGAGGACCATTGCAAGGTCTTCGAGGTCTTCACCAACCTTTTCGCCATGCTGGAAAACAATGTCCGGCTGGACCTGGGCAAGATCACCGCCGATCAGCTGTTCGTCGCCTTCGACACGCCGCTCGAAGCTCAGCGTTGA
- a CDS encoding NAD(P)H-dependent oxidoreductase: MNVLIVHAHPEPKSFTAALRDQAVQTLQAQGHEVQVSDLYAMNWNPIASADDFSTRENPDYLVYALEQRLGVKSQSLAGDIRQELDKLLWADLLILNFPIYWFSAPAMLKGWIDRVLVSGICYGGKRFYDQGGLAGKKALVTVTLGGREHMFGEGAIHGPLEDMLRPILRGTLAYVGLDVLPPFVAWHVPYISAEAREEFLGQYRQRLESIEQDSPIDFPRLSQFDEALYPLVNNA; this comes from the coding sequence ATGAACGTACTGATCGTCCACGCTCACCCCGAGCCCAAATCCTTCACCGCCGCCCTGCGCGACCAGGCCGTGCAAACCCTGCAGGCCCAGGGGCATGAGGTGCAAGTCTCCGACCTGTATGCGATGAACTGGAACCCGATCGCCAGCGCCGACGACTTCTCCACCCGGGAAAACCCGGACTACCTGGTCTATGCCCTGGAACAACGCCTGGGCGTGAAAAGCCAGTCCCTGGCCGGCGATATCCGCCAGGAGCTGGACAAACTGCTCTGGGCCGACCTGCTGATTCTCAACTTCCCGATCTACTGGTTCTCGGCACCGGCCATGCTCAAGGGCTGGATCGACCGCGTGCTGGTTTCGGGCATCTGCTACGGCGGCAAGCGTTTCTACGACCAGGGCGGCCTGGCCGGCAAGAAGGCGCTGGTGACCGTGACCCTGGGCGGGCGCGAGCACATGTTCGGCGAAGGCGCGATCCATGGGCCGCTGGAAGACATGCTGCGGCCGATCCTGCGCGGCACCCTGGCGTATGTCGGCCTGGACGTGCTGCCACCGTTCGTGGCCTGGCACGTGCCTTACATCAGCGCCGAGGCGCGGGAGGAGTTTCTTGGGCAGTATCGCCAGCGACTGGAAAGCATCGAGCAGGATTCGCCGATTGATTTCCCGCGGTTGTCGCAGTTCGATGAGGCATTGTATCCGTTGGTCAACAATGCCTGA
- a CDS encoding ABC transporter permease, whose amino-acid sequence MKRLLNELIRAPLSAQFGIAVILLYILVALFAPVLAPFGETEVVGEGFAPWGGQFLLGTDNLGRDMFSRLVYGARNTLGIAFLTTVLAFLLGGTCGLIAAIKGGWVDQGLSRVVDILMAIPQLIFALLILSVVGTTATSLVLVIALLDATRVFRLARAVAMTVVVQDFVEAARLRGEGLWWLVTREVLPNAAAPLIAEFGLRFCFVFLFISALSFLGLGIQPPTADWGSMVRDNAVLITFGDISPLLPALAVALITVSVNFVVDWMLHKSSGLKEC is encoded by the coding sequence ATGAAGCGTCTGCTCAATGAATTGATCAGGGCGCCGCTGAGTGCGCAATTCGGCATCGCGGTGATCCTGTTGTACATCCTCGTGGCGCTGTTCGCCCCGGTGCTGGCGCCTTTTGGCGAAACCGAAGTGGTCGGCGAAGGCTTCGCGCCCTGGGGCGGGCAGTTCCTGCTGGGAACCGACAACCTTGGCCGGGACATGTTCAGCCGCCTGGTCTATGGCGCACGCAACACCCTGGGCATTGCCTTCCTGACCACCGTGCTGGCGTTCCTGCTCGGTGGCACCTGCGGCCTGATCGCGGCGATCAAGGGCGGTTGGGTCGACCAGGGCCTGTCGCGGGTCGTCGATATTCTGATGGCCATTCCGCAACTGATTTTCGCCTTGCTGATTCTCAGCGTGGTCGGCACCACCGCCACCTCGCTGGTGCTGGTGATTGCCTTGCTCGACGCCACCCGGGTGTTTCGCCTGGCACGGGCGGTGGCCATGACCGTGGTGGTCCAGGACTTCGTCGAGGCGGCGCGCCTGCGGGGTGAAGGCCTGTGGTGGCTGGTGACGCGCGAAGTATTGCCCAATGCCGCCGCGCCACTGATCGCTGAATTCGGTCTGCGCTTTTGCTTTGTTTTCCTGTTTATCAGTGCGCTGTCGTTCCTCGGCCTGGGTATTCAGCCGCCGACGGCCGACTGGGGCAGCATGGTCCGTGACAACGCGGTGCTGATCACCTTTGGCGATATCAGCCCGCTGCTGCCGGCACTGGCGGTGGCCTTGATCACCGTGAGCGTGAATTTCGTCGTCGACTGGATGCTGCATAAATCCAGCGGGCTCAAGGAGTGCTGA
- a CDS encoding aldehyde dehydrogenase family protein, giving the protein MHKHTALFIDGAWQAPSGQGLAEVVNPATEAVVGVVPLGDERDVDNAVAAARKAFASWSRTPSSVRAEYIRALADQLQARADEMAAVITSELGMPVQWCRSVQVEGPIAGLEHYIEIAGLMDEVREVGNSLVLREAVGVCAFINPWNYPLHQLIGKLAPALAAGCTVVVKPSQETPLHAFLLAEMIDAIGLPAGVFNLVSGPGSKVGEALARHPDVDMVSFTGSTGAGVRVAQAAAPSVKRVCLELGGKSPLLIAEDADLAAAVRYGVQDVMINSGQTCTALTRMLLPASRYAEALEIARAECENLRMGDPLDPQSFLGPMCSAAQRRTVREYIQIGLQEGARLLCGGDETPAELERGYYVKPTLFADVDNRMRIAQEEIFGPVLCLIPYTDEAHAIELANDSPFGLSSGVWAGSPARALELARQLRAGQCFLNGGAFNYQAPFGGYKQSGNGREWGEEGLAEFVEIKAIQR; this is encoded by the coding sequence ATGCATAAACACACCGCGCTGTTTATCGACGGCGCCTGGCAGGCGCCTTCCGGGCAGGGCCTGGCCGAGGTTGTCAACCCGGCGACCGAAGCCGTGGTCGGTGTCGTGCCTTTGGGCGATGAGCGGGATGTCGACAACGCCGTCGCAGCTGCACGCAAGGCTTTCGCCAGCTGGTCGCGCACGCCCTCGAGCGTGCGTGCAGAGTACATTCGCGCCCTGGCCGATCAATTGCAGGCCCGCGCCGATGAGATGGCCGCCGTGATCACCAGCGAGCTGGGCATGCCGGTGCAATGGTGCCGTTCGGTGCAGGTCGAAGGGCCGATTGCCGGGCTGGAGCACTACATTGAAATCGCCGGGCTGATGGATGAGGTGCGTGAGGTCGGCAATTCGCTGGTGCTGCGTGAGGCGGTCGGTGTCTGCGCCTTCATCAACCCGTGGAATTATCCGCTGCATCAACTGATCGGCAAGCTGGCGCCGGCCCTGGCGGCCGGTTGCACGGTGGTGGTCAAGCCGAGCCAGGAAACGCCGCTGCACGCCTTCTTGCTGGCCGAGATGATCGACGCGATCGGGCTGCCAGCCGGGGTGTTCAACCTGGTCAGCGGGCCGGGCTCCAAGGTTGGCGAAGCCCTGGCGCGCCACCCGGACGTGGACATGGTCTCGTTCACCGGTTCCACCGGTGCCGGCGTGCGGGTTGCCCAGGCAGCGGCGCCGTCGGTCAAGCGGGTGTGCCTGGAGCTGGGCGGCAAGTCACCGCTGCTGATCGCCGAGGATGCCGACCTGGCGGCGGCGGTACGCTACGGTGTGCAGGACGTGATGATCAACTCGGGGCAGACCTGCACCGCCTTGACTCGCATGCTGTTACCGGCCAGCCGCTATGCCGAGGCGCTGGAAATCGCTCGGGCCGAGTGCGAAAACCTGCGCATGGGCGACCCGCTCGACCCGCAAAGCTTCCTCGGGCCGATGTGTTCGGCGGCCCAGCGGCGCACGGTGCGCGAGTACATCCAGATCGGCCTGCAAGAGGGCGCACGCTTGCTCTGCGGAGGTGACGAAACACCAGCTGAGCTGGAGCGCGGTTACTACGTCAAGCCGACCCTGTTTGCCGACGTCGACAACCGGATGCGCATCGCCCAGGAAGAAATCTTCGGGCCGGTGCTGTGCCTGATTCCGTATACCGATGAGGCGCATGCGATCGAGTTGGCCAACGATTCACCGTTTGGCCTGTCCAGCGGCGTCTGGGCCGGTTCCCCGGCGCGTGCATTGGAACTGGCGCGGCAACTGCGCGCCGGGCAGTGCTTCCTCAACGGCGGCGCGTTCAACTACCAGGCGCCGTTCGGTGGCTACAAGCAGTCGGGCAACGGCCGTGAGTGGGGCGAGGAAGGGCTGGCCGAGTTCGTCGAAATCAAGGCCATTCAACGCTGA
- a CDS encoding ABC transporter ATP-binding protein: MNKPLERGAAPLLTIRDLQIEGHYEEAWHPLVKGIDLTLQRGEVLGLIGESGAGKSTLGLAAMGYTRDGCRITGGSVQFDGVDLLKVAPDALRKLRGTRIAYVAQSAAASFNPAHRLIDQHVETAVINAGISRAQAEAEAIELYRVLRLPNPETIGQRYPHQVSGGQLQRVMTAMAMACHPDLIIFDEPTTALDVTTQIEVLAAIRDAVKRYGSAAIYISHDLAVVAQMADRIMVLRHGKLVEEAETRKMLAAPEQEYTKSLWAVRCFRTEPKPRPHGELPLLEVRKACASYGQQPVLHDVSLSLYRGQTLAVIGESGSGKSSTARLITGLLPPTGGQVLYDGHPLPADFRQRSKEQLRRVQMIYQIPDTALNPRQRIVDIIGRPLSFYLGLKGKALRDRVAELLEMIELDPAKFMERQPRELSGGQKQRICIARALAAEPQLIICDEVTSALDQLVAEGILKLLDRVQRQLGVSYLFITHDVATVRAIADEVVVMQRGRVVDHGARNAIFTPPHQDYTGLLFSSEPEMDPEWLDRILDQRGAPQPLVTPI, encoded by the coding sequence ATGAACAAACCATTAGAGCGTGGCGCAGCACCCTTGTTGACCATCCGCGACCTGCAGATCGAAGGGCATTACGAAGAGGCCTGGCACCCGCTGGTCAAGGGCATCGACCTGACCCTGCAGCGTGGCGAGGTGCTGGGCTTGATCGGCGAGTCCGGCGCGGGCAAGTCCACTCTCGGCCTGGCGGCCATGGGCTACACCCGCGATGGCTGTCGCATCACCGGCGGCTCGGTGCAGTTTGATGGCGTGGACCTGCTCAAGGTGGCGCCCGATGCCTTGCGCAAGCTGCGTGGCACGCGCATCGCTTATGTCGCGCAGAGTGCTGCGGCGTCCTTCAACCCGGCGCATCGGCTGATCGATCAGCATGTCGAAACGGCGGTCATCAACGCCGGCATCAGCCGCGCCCAGGCCGAGGCCGAAGCCATCGAGCTGTACCGGGTGTTGCGCCTGCCGAACCCTGAAACCATCGGCCAGCGTTATCCGCATCAGGTCTCCGGTGGTCAGTTGCAGCGGGTGATGACGGCCATGGCGATGGCCTGCCACCCCGACCTGATCATCTTCGACGAGCCGACCACGGCATTGGATGTGACCACACAGATCGAAGTGCTGGCAGCCATTCGCGATGCGGTGAAGCGCTATGGCAGTGCGGCTATCTACATCAGCCATGACCTGGCGGTGGTGGCGCAGATGGCCGATCGGATCATGGTGCTGCGTCACGGCAAGCTGGTCGAAGAGGCCGAAACCCGCAAGATGCTCGCAGCGCCAGAGCAGGAATACACCAAGTCGTTGTGGGCTGTGCGCTGCTTCCGTACCGAGCCCAAGCCACGTCCGCATGGGGAGTTGCCGTTGCTGGAAGTGCGCAAGGCCTGCGCCAGCTATGGTCAGCAACCGGTCCTGCATGACGTTTCGCTCAGTCTCTACCGTGGCCAGACCCTGGCGGTGATCGGTGAGTCGGGCAGTGGCAAGAGCTCCACCGCAAGGCTGATCACCGGTCTGTTGCCACCTACTGGCGGCCAGGTGTTGTATGACGGCCACCCGCTGCCGGCCGATTTCCGTCAGCGCAGCAAGGAACAATTGCGCCGGGTCCAGATGATCTACCAGATCCCGGACACGGCCTTGAACCCGCGCCAGCGCATCGTCGACATCATCGGCCGGCCGCTGAGTTTCTATCTCGGTCTCAAGGGCAAGGCATTGCGCGATCGCGTCGCCGAACTGCTGGAAATGATCGAGCTGGATCCCGCCAAGTTCATGGAGCGCCAGCCCCGCGAGCTTTCCGGCGGGCAAAAGCAACGCATCTGCATCGCCCGCGCCCTGGCCGCCGAGCCGCAGCTGATCATCTGCGACGAGGTTACCTCGGCGCTGGACCAGTTGGTGGCCGAAGGCATCCTCAAACTGCTCGACCGGGTCCAGCGTCAGCTCGGCGTGTCCTACCTGTTCATCACCCACGATGTCGCCACCGTGCGCGCCATTGCCGATGAGGTGGTGGTGATGCAGCGGGGCAGGGTGGTCGACCACGGCGCCCGCAACGCCATTTTCACGCCACCGCATCAGGACTACACCGGCTTGTTGTTTTCTTCCGAGCCGGAAATGGACCCCGAATGGCTTGATCGCATCCTCGACCAGCGCGGCGCTCCACAGCCCCTGGTTACTCCAATCTGA
- a CDS encoding ABC transporter substrate-binding protein, whose amino-acid sequence MSDNNNKITQALQNGTLHRRDFLKYSMAAGLAGAALSMGLPMGAFAQEATPKAGGVLRLGLAGASTTDSYDPGSWSDTFTFVGFSAVYNTLVEIAVDGTAIPELAESWTSSPDARVWTFKLRQGVQFHNGKSLTVDDVVASINHHLGDASTSAAKTVLGDVAKVRADGSDSVAFELHSGNADFPYVVADYHLAIMPSKDGVADWRAGVGTGGYSIKAFEPGVRMALERNPNYWKPGRAHFASAELIGIADGAARINALVTGEVDVINKVDLKTVGLLKRNPNLVIEETKGAQHYTFPMLCDSQEFKNNDIRMAMKHGIDRDVMLGTVLHGYGLVGNDHPIQPGSRFLNTALEQRKYDPDKARFYLKKAGVDTFKVRLQASDAAYAGAVDASVLFKEQARKAGIDIDVVREPADGYFSNVWNKQPFTSSFWYSSLTADRMFSIGYAKGAAWNETHWDNARFNQLLNAARGELNDPLRREMYNEMQQICRDDSGAIVPLFASSVAARSNRVSHGPQTAPYGELDGLRVIERWWQA is encoded by the coding sequence ATGAGCGATAACAACAACAAGATTACTCAAGCACTTCAAAACGGCACGCTTCACCGCCGCGATTTCCTCAAGTACAGCATGGCGGCGGGGTTGGCAGGCGCCGCGTTGTCCATGGGCCTGCCGATGGGCGCCTTTGCCCAGGAGGCCACGCCAAAAGCGGGTGGGGTATTGCGCCTGGGCCTGGCCGGGGCCAGCACCACTGACTCCTATGATCCAGGTTCCTGGAGCGACACCTTTACCTTTGTCGGCTTCTCGGCGGTATACAACACCCTGGTCGAAATTGCCGTGGATGGCACCGCCATTCCGGAGCTCGCCGAAAGCTGGACGTCCTCGCCCGATGCCAGGGTCTGGACCTTCAAGCTGCGCCAGGGCGTGCAGTTCCACAACGGCAAGAGCCTGACCGTCGATGACGTGGTTGCCTCGATCAATCACCACTTGGGTGATGCCTCCACCTCTGCGGCCAAGACTGTGTTGGGTGACGTGGCCAAGGTCCGCGCCGACGGCAGCGACAGCGTGGCCTTCGAGTTGCACTCGGGCAATGCCGATTTCCCCTATGTGGTCGCCGACTACCACCTGGCAATCATGCCGAGCAAGGACGGCGTCGCCGACTGGCGTGCCGGCGTCGGCACCGGCGGCTACAGCATCAAGGCCTTCGAGCCGGGCGTGCGCATGGCGCTGGAACGCAACCCCAATTACTGGAAGCCGGGCCGGGCGCATTTCGCCAGTGCCGAGCTGATCGGTATCGCCGACGGCGCGGCGCGGATCAATGCGCTGGTGACCGGTGAAGTCGATGTGATCAACAAGGTCGACCTCAAGACCGTCGGCCTGCTCAAGCGCAACCCGAACCTGGTGATCGAGGAAACCAAGGGGGCGCAGCACTACACCTTCCCGATGCTCTGCGACAGCCAGGAGTTCAAGAACAACGATATCCGCATGGCCATGAAACACGGCATCGACCGTGATGTCATGCTTGGCACCGTGTTGCACGGCTACGGCCTGGTCGGCAACGACCACCCGATCCAGCCCGGCAGCCGCTTCCTCAACACTGCGCTGGAGCAGCGCAAGTACGATCCGGACAAGGCGCGTTTCTACCTGAAAAAGGCCGGCGTCGATACGTTCAAGGTCCGCCTGCAAGCCTCCGATGCGGCCTATGCCGGCGCCGTGGATGCCTCGGTGCTGTTCAAGGAGCAGGCGCGCAAGGCTGGCATCGACATCGATGTGGTGCGCGAACCGGCCGACGGTTACTTCTCCAATGTCTGGAACAAGCAACCCTTCACCAGCTCCTTCTGGTACAGCAGCCTGACCGCCGACCGCATGTTCAGCATCGGTTACGCCAAGGGCGCGGCCTGGAACGAGACCCACTGGGACAATGCCCGTTTCAACCAATTGCTCAACGCCGCCCGCGGCGAGCTCAACGACCCGCTGCGCCGTGAGATGTACAACGAGATGCAGCAGATCTGCCGCGACGACAGCGGTGCCATCGTGCCGTTGTTCGCAAGCTCCGTGGCAGCGCGTTCCAACCGCGTCAGCCATGGCCCGCAAACGGCACCTTACGGCGAGCTCGATGGCTTGCGGGTGATCGAGCGCTGGTGGCAGGCCTGA
- a CDS encoding ABC transporter permease, whose amino-acid sequence MKSICTLLLQRLALGLLSLFAVSVIIFLAVGMLPGDVAQAMLGQSATAETVAAFRAQLGLDLPPLTRFGQWIWHFLQGDLGTSLANQRPIAELVGTRLGNTLSLAALAALVSVPLALLLGMLAALYRNSWFDRLLNTSALSAVSFPEFFVAYLLILFFSVKLNWFPSISNLAPDASFGDVLERSVLPVATLSLVVIAQMMRMTRASLINLLASPYIEMARLKGISQTRIIFRHALPNALAPIVNVVALNLAYLVVGVVVVEVVFVYPGLGQLLVDSVAKRDIPVVQACSLIFAATYVLLNTLADVLSIASNPRLMHPKG is encoded by the coding sequence GTGAAGAGTATTTGCACGTTGTTGCTGCAGCGCCTGGCGCTGGGGTTGTTATCGTTGTTCGCCGTCTCGGTGATCATCTTCCTGGCCGTCGGCATGCTGCCGGGCGACGTTGCCCAGGCCATGCTCGGCCAGTCCGCCACGGCAGAAACCGTGGCGGCGTTCCGCGCCCAGCTGGGGCTGGATTTGCCGCCGCTGACGCGTTTCGGTCAGTGGATCTGGCATTTCCTGCAAGGTGACCTGGGCACTTCGCTGGCCAACCAGCGGCCTATCGCCGAACTGGTCGGCACGCGGCTGGGCAACACCCTGTCGCTGGCTGCACTGGCTGCACTGGTCTCAGTACCGCTGGCGTTGCTGCTGGGGATGCTCGCGGCGCTGTACCGCAATTCCTGGTTCGATCGCCTGCTCAACACCTCGGCCTTGAGTGCGGTGTCGTTTCCCGAGTTCTTCGTGGCCTATCTGCTGATCCTGTTTTTCTCGGTGAAGCTCAACTGGTTCCCGAGCATCTCCAACCTGGCGCCGGATGCGTCCTTCGGTGATGTCCTGGAGCGCTCGGTGCTGCCGGTGGCGACCCTGAGCCTGGTGGTCATTGCGCAGATGATGCGCATGACCCGGGCCTCGCTGATCAACCTGTTGGCCAGCCCGTACATCGAAATGGCGCGGCTCAAGGGCATCAGCCAGACGCGGATCATCTTCAGGCACGCCTTGCCCAATGCGCTGGCGCCGATCGTCAACGTGGTGGCGCTGAACCTGGCCTACCTGGTGGTCGGCGTCGTCGTGGTCGAAGTGGTCTTCGTCTACCCGGGGCTGGGCCAGTTGCTGGTGGACTCGGTGGCCAAGCGCGACATTCCGGTGGTGCAGGCTTGCAGCCTGATCTTCGCGGCGACCTACGTGTTGCTCAATACCCTGGCCGATGTGCTGTCCATCGCCAGCAACCCACGTCTGATGCATCCGAAGGGGTAG